The region CCTTCACCTGTATATCATCCGCATGGTTGAGCACGAGCCTGGAGTCCTCCAGCGCCGTAACGCAGTAAGGACAGGCAGTCACCAGCTCCTCTGCGCCGAGGGAGAGCGCCTGTTCCACTCTCAGGTTGGAGAAGCGCTCATGCTTTTCCGTCTCTGCCCAGACCCTGCCGCCGCCCATGCCGCAGCAGAGGCTCTCGGTA is a window of Syntrophorhabdales bacterium DNA encoding:
- a CDS encoding (Fe-S)-binding protein, translated to TESLCCGMGGGRVWAETEKHERFSNLRVEQALSLGAEELVTACPYCVTALEDSRLVLNHADDIQVKDITEIVQEVM